Part of the Uloborus diversus isolate 005 chromosome 9, Udiv.v.3.1, whole genome shotgun sequence genome is shown below.
ttgtcggCAAGGCAACCATCCATCATCATTCAttcagtttaaaaacaaattcttgtcAACAAGTGATACTAAATGCTTTTACTAACTTGACATAAAAGACATAATCACAATCAGGACCTAGTTCAAAATTAACtcttaaaaattagaaacatttatGCAAACAAAACCCAAAAATGAGGTCCAAGGACAAGAGCTGCACTATGTCACTACATAcaataaaagtaatataattCAGCAAATAAcaattcagtaatacttaataaatatatttacgaCATGCGtacttttcaaaatgcacttcaATATGTAATGAGAAATAAGATTTCATTTATGTGGTAATGGGAAATAATGCAGTGACCAGGCCTTGGGCATTACTGACTGATTCATGTATTAAATTCTTTTTGAAGTATAAATATTAGTAACGCAAAAGAATAAGCTAATATCTCGAGAATTTTTGTGATGAGAATAGTTTATTAAGAAAAGTCTATAAAAAGAAATACAGAAATAGTAATTGAAGGTGAATTTTACTACCTAAAAATACAgatgtaaattttaataatacatggaaaaaaaaagcaaatcaagATAAGGACGTTTGAAATCTTTTTGCATCTGATGCTTCAAACATGAATTAAATAGTTCCAAAAACTATTACATATTTTCCACATTTCATATTCATATAAATTGAATATGAAATGTGGAAAACTGAACAGAATTCATATAAATTGTGTATAGTAGATAATCTTCTatcttcagtaaattaccgcccattagccagggctaaagcagaaatacgtgaaatacaccgccgaggttttccatctccagttcagtcactttcctatgccgggctgatgagtgctaataagcacgaatctacagtcctcggctggaaatgactgagctggcggtgtatttcacgaatcTTCTATCTCTTTATCACCTTATTGTCTATGAAACTTAGAAGGagagaaaaaaacagaaatcaaATTGAATGATATAATAAGCACACGACTTTTGAAATGATATGGAGCAAACTAGCTCCATGCATGTGATAATTGGCAATGATGAATTTGGCTTAGTCTCAGGCTTGGGGGCAGTAAAATTTGAAGAAcaagtaaatttttttagaataattaaATGGAACAATACTATCTCCATTTCAGATAATATTCCATTTATGTGTATTCTTGAAGAATACTTAGCAacaaaaggtttgaaaaaaaCCTTCACGTTTTTCAGCCCAAAGCCAAACTAGATGCAGTTTACAGTTTACTACAAATCAAGTTTAAAAGACGTAACATAAATTTGGTGGGAATGGCAATTTACAGCTCGGCAGTTTTCAATTTTAGGAACATAGACAAATGTCCTTAGCACCAAAGTTGCTGTTTAAGTAGGATTAAGCTGGCTCCTCCGTGGAAAACGTACAAAATACCGGTCTGCCCTTGTGTTGTACAGGAAGAACTTGAACTGCTGTGCTCATGTTTAAAACCACAGTACGAGGGTGTCTTTGTGGGGGGCTACTTTGTCCCATGGGTTGCTCGTTGCTGAGAAGAGGATCACATTGCAATTCTGAAGGATCACTTGGGACTGAAACCTAGAAAAGAAAAATGGGGTGAAGTAAGGAATCCATGAATGCTCGCAGGATTTTGAATGGAGATTGTATATTAGAAAAAACGAATATTTGGATTTCGGGCATGAAACggcaattcaaaaaaataatatatgtccgattttctgagaaattatgcatttttatacacGAACCAAACCTATATCTATTTTTTCCCCCTAGAAAGGTTCATTTTTTCCCTCCAAAATGTCTataaaatactttcacaatttctCAAAATAGCATCATTTCCAACTTATTGCAGTATAACGGCACTCAGCATGTAAGCACGCACTTAGTACGTGACTCAGTACTAAGATTTGGGTTgctctaaaatttgatttttttaccaCTACAAAATAAATACTCAATTATTCATGAATAATAaaacatagcttttttttttcttttcaaattttaagttgcagtttcattttaaataaaactaggaGAAGTCAACCCAACCCCCTTCCCCTCAGCTACATCCCTGATTAACGgacaatatattttaaatcaagTGCAAATTTTTTGCGATCGCGAGGCGAAAATGAAAGGAGACTGTCctccttatttttttgaaaatgaagtttcaaaag
Proteins encoded:
- the LOC129229366 gene encoding uncharacterized protein LOC129229366, coding for MMEISFYVLLVLAGMVLLLAMWACAASNTYQWGPDLTLELPPYLLQEALFGKQKTSASSAKAQTKVSVPSDPSELQCDPLLSNEQPMGQSSPPQRHPRTVVLNMSTAVQVLPVQHKGRPVFCTFSTEEPA